The following nucleotide sequence is from Sulfurospirillum tamanense.
AGTTTTCGTGCCCACAAAACGAGCATTGGAAAAAATGCCACAATCACGTAAAACCACACGTACACACCTGCAACATAATACGCCGCCACGGGAATAATGAGAAAAAAGACGTGCCATTGGGGCTTGTGAAAATGAAAAACAACGCGCTTAACACGGTAGTGGTACCACTGAAGTGCGGTTGCAAGGTAATACCCAAGCCCCATTACAAATACAAGGTGCAACCCAAGCCATACCAACGCCATCATCACGCCTCCTTCAACGCGCGCTCAATGCGTGCGCCATGCAAAATAAAGAAAAAATGGTCCCCTTGTAAAGGGTAAAACGTAGCATTTGGAATCAACCGCGCAATCTCTTCGCCGCTTTGTAATGGCGTAGTCTTGTCTTCTTCACCCCAACACACTAACGCCCGCCCTTTGTACGCAGCAAAAACCTCGCGCATGTCTTCGTTGACCACCTTTTTAAGGGTTTCGTACATCACCGGCGCCATGCCCTGCACGTCTTTGGTGGCAAACAGGCGGTAAAAACGCCCAAATCCTAGGCGTTTTAAAAACTTAAATAGAGCGATTTTTACTCGCACACCTAAAGGTTTGGGCGGCACAATCCCTGCACTGCTTAAAAGCACCAAGGTTGAAGGGTTGAGCAAAGTGGCGACTTTACCCCCAAAAGAGTGGCCCACCATTATCTCAGGCGTTACATGTAACGCCTCTAAAAACGCCCTCACAACCGCTGCGTATTCCAAAGAAACCAACGGTACATGTAACGAAGACGCACCAAAACCTGGTAAATCAATGTAAAGGTGTTGGTACTCTTTAAACACGCCACCAAAGGCTTTTTTCATAATCTCTTTATTGGCTCCCCAACCGTGCAAAAACACAATGGTTTGCGCTTGCTCGGGGTGAAGAATTTCATACCCAATCTCATAGTCCACTCCGTTTACATGTAAGGCCCGTTTTGCCATCTCATGCTCGCTTGGTTTTGGCGTAGATTCTCTCTAAAATCTCCACGGCTTCTTGCATACGTTCGTACTCTTGCATGTTTAAAAGCACGGCTTCAAAACGGTTGTTTTTGACAATGATGGCGCGTTTGCGCTTGCCTTCACTGACTTCTGAGACAATCGCGCTAAAATTGCGCACCATTTGGGTTGCTGTGTACATCTCTTCTTGTGAATAGGCGCCCATGGCTCTTCTTTGTGTAAAATTTTATGTAAAATCATAGCAGGAGAGGGCTTATAGGGAACTTGGAGAGGGTGTTAGGCCGATACGCTAACACCTCAAAAAAGTGCTAAAGTTTCCCTTTAGCAGCATGAATAGAGTGAATGTACTGATACGACACTGTGGCTTCTTTTGGCGCAGGAAGAGCCTTAGCCAAGCGGTGCACAAGGCCATCAAAGTCTTGAAAAAGGTAGTTTGCCATACTGCCAGGATTGGGGTTGATTTCATTTAAAACCACCTCTCCTTTAACCATGAAAAAATCGCATCGAATCAACGCCCCTTGAAATAAAGGCATGTAAAGAGCCTCAAAGGCTTCTTTTAGGCATTTTTCTTCAGAGGGTTCAAGTATGGCTTTGGAGACCGTAGCGGTGCGTGAAAAGTCCAAATACTTTTTATCAAAGTCCAACAATTCCCCTTTTTGCGGAGCTTCAATGATAGAAAATTCCACACCTTGTGTGGTAAAACATCCTGCAAGGTTGTACTCCCTCACCCCCTCCACAAAGGGCTCAACAATGACCGTGTCGTCGTACTCAAAAGCCACATCTAGGGCGTATTCAAGGGTTTTTTCACTACGCACCACGCTCACGCCAATGGAACTGCCAAGACGTAAAGGTTTAATAATGAGCGGATACGCAAGGCTTGGGGTACGCTGCTGGGGCGTGAGTAGTTCGTAAGGCAAGGTCTTTACCCCGCACGCTTCCGCCAAATGCTTCGTCCAAAGTTTACTATAACTGAGCACCGACGCTTCTAGGCGTGGTCCAATGAAAGGCACACCAAAAAACGAAAACAATCCCGCCAGTTTGCCATCTTCTCCATCGGCCCCGTGAATGAGGTTTAGCACCACGTCGCAAAAGATTTTTTTTGAACCAAACAATCCTTTACATGTAAAGCCACCTTGTTCTAGGGTGAGCTTGGGGTCTTTTTTGTAACTTCCATCCGAAAAACGTTTGGCGTTGATGGATTCGGCTGGAATCAAATAAAACTCACGGTTTGCGTCACAAAAAATATAAATCAGTTTACATGTAAGCACTTTTTTAAGTGCAATAGCACTGACAATGCTAATCTCATGCTCGTAACTTTTCCCGCCAAATACAATTCCTACTTCCACACACTTCCTTTAGCTTAATTTTTTAAGTGCTTCTTTAATGAGCCCTGCCGTGTCCCCTGCGGTGCAGGTACTGAGGACTTTTTGAATGCGGTCTTTTTTGAACCCAAGGCTCTCAAGAGCCAAAGAGGCTTCGTGCCCCACGCCAACACTTTCTTCCCCGTGCAATGAAAAATCGCTCAATTCTACCAAGATGCGTTTTGCACTCTTTGGGCCGATACCAGGCACCATCTTAAACGCGTCCACGTTCCCATGAATTAGCGCTTCGGCAAACCCTTTGGGCGTAAGCGTAGAACACACTGCCATGGCGATAGAAGGGCCAATACCACTGAGCTTGACCAAGGTTTCAAACATCCGTTGCTCATCCAGTGAAGCAAACCCAAAAAGCAACTGGGCATCTTCGCGAAAAACTTGGGTCGTATGTAATGAAACCGTGCCAGAAGTTGCCAAAGTAGCACTGGTGTAAAGGGAAACGGCCACTTTATACGTGATGCCCGCAACAGTTTTAAGGTGCACATAAGTAGGTTCTTTGCGTACAACAACGCCCTCTAATGCAACAATCATCGGTCTATCTGGCTTGAACGGTTGATTTTGAATTTATCATCTGAAGTTTGCACAAGTGTAATCATCTTGGAGATTTCATGATTTTTAGTGTTGTACTCCACCTCAATAGCAGGAGAAATAAGCCTAAACTTAATCTCATTGTACTCTTTCCACGGGGAGTGATTGATGATTTTAGCAGAAAAGATTTTGGACTGCATTTGGTTGAGTTCTTCTTTGTAATCATTGAGTTGAAATTTGTAATCTTTCATGGCTTTGAGCATCAAGTTGTACTCGTTCACTAGCTGCTGATAGTCTTTGAGTTTTCCCATAAACGTCGCAGGTGGCTTTTGCCCTTCGGCTTTAAGCTCTTCGATTTTTGCCTTAATCATCTCGACAGATTGCTTGTTTTTATCGATGATATTTTTTTTGTTTTCTAACTGTTTTGGCATGCTATCAAGGCTTTTTCGGGCTTTTTCAATCTTTTCTGTTAGCGAAGCGGTTTCTGCTTTAAAGGTCATGGCACTTGCGGGGTCTACAAGAAATTTATTGTTACTCCCTTTTAATTCTTGGATCTCTATCAATTCTGATGTTGTAATTTGGGCATTAGAAGAGAGGCTTTCAATGTAGATTTGTCGCGCAATAATCTCTCCACCAATCACCGATTTGACACGCACAACATCGGCAATCACTTTGCCGCCCTCCAAGCGATCAATGGTTGCTTCAGTGGCCTCAAGAGTACCCCGATGCACAGAAATAGTAGCTGTGTCTGCCCAAACCGTCGATGTCATGTGAGTTTGTCCCCCAATGCGCACCTTTCTGGCGCGAACATTTGCCTGACTCCCCACATTGCCATCCACATTAATCTCCGTACTTTCTACGCTCATTCCTGTTCCGATGGCATCCTTAAAAGCGTCGGTTTCTTTGATATTGATAGTAACATTTCCATCCAACCCCGCTTCGATGGAGCCCGTGGTTTTAAAATTAATCTCATCAAGTTCCATTTGGTCTTGAATGTCATACGTTCCGCCTGATTCTTTCACGTACCCGCTGCATTTGGCAATGTAGCGAATGGTTTTGTCGTCTTCTTTTTTAATAATATTTTCAGTGACGTTAATGGCTGTCTGATTAGTGATTTTCGGTTCTCCAACAGGTAAATAAATCCCTCGACATGTTTTCCCCGGTGCGCCTTCTTGAGGTTTTACGTATTCCAAAACCACTTCGCCCTCACCCACAGCCTCCAGATAACCTCTACGTGAGTAATCTACTCTGCCTTGTTTGTCTTCAGCATTAACTTTTTTCTTGTAATGCACGATGAGTGCATCATTGACGGGCAACACAGGGTCAATACCTTCCATTACTACAAAGGTGCTGTCTTTTTCAACGATATTATTAATGCGAACCGAAGCGGCAATTTTTTTAACCTCTTGGCGCATAATCCCCTCGCGAATACCGACAAGAATTTTTGCTTTGATTTTCTTCTTGTTGATTGCCTCAAGAAGCGAAGGCTCAAACTGAGAACTGTAACGGATATTGACGCTTTTTTTAATAGTGACAACGGTTTTAGTAAGGTTTTTATTGGCACCCAAGGAAAGCGGGGGAAGCACAGTAACGGGTTCTTGCTGGGCTCGTAGGTCAAAAATTTCAACCTTAAAGTGTTGTTCAATCTTTAGTTCAGGGTTGAGAAAAAAATCATCTTCATCAAACATAGACAACGCTTCTTCGCTAGCCTCTTGCCACTCTTCTTGTTCACCTTGACGATAAAGGGTTGTGATTTTTAGAATTTTAAAATCCACAACATCCAATTCAACATTATTGGCAGTGGCAACACTTTTTAGTTCTTTGGCAACATCTTGCGTATCAATAATCATGGGAGAAAATGTCACAGGAGTGACTTCTTTTTTATTTTCTTCGCCACTTCCTTTGGTTAGTTTGTCAAACAATCCCACAGTGTCGCCTTTCTCACATTGGTTTAATCTGTTTTGTATTATGATATACAAATCATTAAAAGAAGGTAAACTTCTCTTATTTTAGGCATTTGCCTTGTTTTTAAAGACCCCCAGCAGGACTCAATCTAATGGTGATTCGCTCCTTTTTTACTAACAGTATTGGCATTCTTGTGTCAAGAATTTTAGGCTTCATTCGTGATATTTTAACAGCCTCCATCTTGGGTGCCAATCTTTACAGTGACATTTTTTTTGTCGCCTTCAAACTCCCTAATCTTTTTCGCCGTATTTTCGCCGAAGGGGCCTTTACACAAGCCTTTCTTCCCGCTTTTACCAGGGCAACCAAAAAAGGGTTGTTTGCTGCGAGTGTCTTTTTGAGGTTTTCTTTTTTTATCCTCATACTCACCTTGCTTGTTATGGTATTTGCCCCTTGGTTAACCAAGCTTATTGCCTTTGGCTTTGATGAGGCAACCATAGCCCTGGCGGCCCCGCTCGTTCGTATTAATTTTTGGTACCTTTTACTGATTTATGGCGTTACACTTGCTGCTTCCATGCTCCATTACCGAGGCCACTTTGCCACCACCGCTTTTTCTACGGCTCTTTTAAACCTTGCTATGATTGGTGCCTTGCTTCTCTCTAACACGCAAGACCCCCATCAAGCGGCATGGAATCTCAGCTTTGGCGTCCTAGTCGGCGGGCTTTTACAAGCGCTCACACACCTTATTGCGCTAAAAAAATTCCGCCTTTTAAAGGTCTTTTTAGGAAGCATAGGCCGTCCCAAAAAAAGTGCCACCGAACCCTCTTTTTACCGTAATTTTTTTCATGGGGTCCTGGGTGGAAGCACAGCACAACTTTCTGCCTTTTTGGACACATGGTTAGCCAGTTTTTTAGCCTTTGGAAGCATTAGCTACCTCTACTATGCAAATCGCGTTTTTCAGCTTCCCTTGGCCTTGTTTGCCATCGCCCTTTCTGTGGCCATTTTTCCCAACATCACCAAAGCCCTTAAACGCGAGGGTGAAGAAAAAGCCCGGCGCTTCCTTGAAAAAGGGTTTTGGATTTTGTGCTATTTGCTGTGTGCTGCAACCCTTGGAGGGACTTTACTCTCCCATGAAATTACCTGGCTTTTGTTTGAAAGAGGCTCTTTTGGCGCGAAAGAGACGCTCAATACGGCACTAGTGCTTCAAATGTATTTAGTAGGACTCTTGCCCTTTGGGCTTGCACGCCTTTTTTCCTTGTGGCTATATGCCAACCAGATGCAAGCTAGGGCAGCTAAAATTTCTGCATTTAGCTTAATGGTAAACATTGTGCTTTCACTAGCGCTCATTGGCCCCCTAGAAGCGGCTGGCTTGGCGCTAGCAAGCTCTTTGAGCGGGGTTGTCCTTTTTGCACTCACCGTTCACGCCTATGGCACCCGCGCCTTTTTGGCTATAATGCGCCCACAAAATATCATAGGACTAATAGGGGTACTGCTTGCGACTGGCGCTCTTGTTTGGATAATTAAGGAGATTTTACGTGGTTATTTATGATTCAACGCAAAAGAAAAAAGTTCCTTTTGAGCCCATCAAAACAGGTGAAGCGACCATCTACGTCTGCGGACCCACCGTCTACGATGACGCCCATTTAGGCCATGCTCGTAGTGCCATTGCTTTTGACCTACTCAGGCGTACCCTTGAAGCACTAAACTACAAAGTCACCTTTGTCAAGAACTTCACCGACATTGATGATAAAATCATTGCCAAAATGGACCAAACAGGCCAAAGCCTAGAGACGCTTACTACCCACTACATAGAGCGCTACAAAGAGGACATGCGAGCCTTACATGTAAAGGATGCTTCACTAGAACCCAAAGCCACCCAAAGCCTACCAAGCATGATACGCTTCATTGAAACACTGCTAGCCAAAGGGGCAGCTTACACTCTTGATGACGGAGTTTACTTTGACACCAGCAAGGACGAGGGCTACCTAAGCCTAAGCCATCAACACATCGAAGAAACTAAGGCCCGTGTCGAAGGTAACAGCGCCAAACGCAATCCCAAGGACTTCGCCCTGTGGAAACGCTCCACCCAGGACCCCGTCTTCGATTCTCCTTTTGGCAAAGGACGACCAGGGTGGCACATCGAGTGTTCCGCCATGATTCAAGAACACCTCGCCCATGAAGGCCCCTACCAAATCGACATTCACGCAGGTGGTGCCGACTTACTGTTTCCCCACCACGAAAACGAAGCTGCACAAACCCGTTGCGCCTCAGGCCAACACCTTGCCAAATACTGGATGCACAATGGCTTTGTAACCATCAATGGTGACAAAATGAGCAAGTCTCTTGGCAACAGCTTTTTTGTCAAGGACGCTTTACATGTATACGACGGTGAAGTCTTGCGTTTCTATTTGCTCTCAAGCCATTACCGTGCAGACTTTAACTTTAACGAAGACGACCTACTCTCTTCCAAACGCCGCTTAGACAAGCTGTATCGCCTCAAAAAAAGGCTACAAGGAACAAGTCCTAGCCAAAAAGAAGAACACTTTACATGTAAAGTGCTAGAAGCCTTAAGCGATGATTTGAACATTTCCAAAGCCTTGGCTATTTTGGATGAGATGATTCTCCAAGGCAACGAGGCATTAGATAAAGCACCCAAAGACACAGTACTCAAGCAAACCTTGTTAGCAAACCTTACTTGGATTGAAGAAGTGCTTGGCATTGGATTGCATAGCCCTATTGGTTACTTTCAATTAGGCGTTTCGCAGGGCCAAAAAACCCAGATACAGCAGGCCATTGAAGCCCGCCAAGAAGCCAAAAAAGCTAAAGACTTCGCAAAAGCTGATGCTATCCGTGATGCACTTTTAACCCAAGGAATCCAACTCATGGACACATCAGAAGGAACGCAGTGGGAACGGATCATTGGATAGCCCCTTCTTCAATCGGATTTTTAGCTTTTTTAAGTTACAATCGCGCCAAACTGTAAAAGGAATGGTATGTACGAACTGATTAAAAAAGTGATGTTTCGCTTTCAGCCTGAAACTGCTCACGACATTGTCGAACTAGGTTTGCGTGTAGTAGGCAGCTATACTCCCGCGCTACTTTCACCTTTTGCTTCGACGTTTTTTATCAGTGATGCCAGATTGCATCAGAACCTTTTGGGCACTACTTTTCACAATCCCGTAGGGCTGGGCGCAGGATTTGACAAAAATGCTACGATGCTAAAAGGCCTCACTGCGCTTGGTTTTGGACACATTGAGTTTGGCACCATTACCCCCAAAGCGCAGCCTGGCAACCCCAAACCGCGCTTGTTTCGCTACCCTGAAAAGGAAAGTGTGCAAAACGCCATGGGATTCAACAATGAAGGTCTTGTTAAAGTTAAAAAACGCCTCGAATCTCTTTACCCTTTTGCCACACCCTTGGGGGCTAACATTGGTAAAAACAAAGCCACTACACCCGAAAATGCTCTGGAGGATTACCGTATTCTTATCGAAGGGCTTAAAGATCTGTGTGATTTTATGGTCATTAACGTCTCTTCGCCCAACACCCCAGGCCTTCGTGACCTGCAAAATGAAGCGTTTATTGGCGAACTTTTTACTATGGCTAAAACACTCACCTCTAAACCCATTTTGCTAAAAATTTCTCCCGATATGGAGATGGACGCGGCACTAAAGCTATGTGAATGCGCCATCAATCATGGAGCCCATGGCATTGTCGCAACAAACACCACCACAGAGTACACCCTGCTCCAAGGTGCGCAATCTTTTGGGGGCTTAAGCGGGCGCGTATTGACCCAAAAAAGCAATGCCTTTTTCAAACCCCTTGCGGAAGCCTTTTTTGGTAAAACCGTGCTTATTAGTGTTGGTGGTATCAGCGATGCTGATGAAGCGTATGAGCGCCTACTAGAAGGGGCTAGCCTAGTGCAAGTGTACAGTGCGTTTATTTTTCAAGGCCCCTCTTTAAACAAACGCATCAATGAGGGCATTTTAGCCCGCATGAACCAAGACGGCTTTCACCATATTCAAGAAGCCATAGGCGCTAGACGATGAGACGTTTAGTGCTTGGCGCTTTACTATTCACAGGAGGACTTATGGCAAATTCGTTGCCGCACTTTGAAACTAAAACTTTAAAAAACAACCTGCAAGTTGTTGTTATCCCCATGAACAATGGCACCAATGTCATCACGACTGACATCTTTTATAAGGTGGGGAGCGGAAGTGAAACCATGGGAAAAAGTGGCATCGCTCACATGCTTGAACACCTCAATTTTAAATCCACCAAAAACCTTCGCGCAGGCGAGTTTGACGAAATTGTCAAAGGTTTTGGCGGGGTCAATAACGCCTCTACAGGGTTTGACTACACCCATTATTTCATCAAAAGCTCCACGGGCAACCTTGACACTTCTTTGGGACTTTTTGCCGAACTCATGCAAAACCTAAATCTCAAAGACGAAGAGTTTCAACCTGAGCGCGATGTGGTTTTGGAAGAACGCTTATGGCGCACCGACAACTCCCCGATGGGTTTTTTGTATTTTCGCCTGTTTAACCACGCATACATTTACCATCCTTACCACTGGACACCCATTGGCTTCAAAGATGACATTAAAAACTGGACGATTGAAGACATTCGCACCTTTCATCAAACCTATTACCAACCCGCCAACGCCATTGTTTTGGTGGCAGGTGATGTGGACCCAGAGGTAGTGTTTAAAGCGACCCAAAAACACTTTGAAGCCATCCCAAACACGACGCCCATTCCTCAAAAACACGAGGTTGAACCACCCCAAGATGGCGCAAAACGTGTGGTGATTGAAAAAGAAAGCGAAGTGGAAATGGTCGCTATTGCCTATAAAATACCTGATTTTAAGCATCCCGACCAAGTAGCACTCTCCGCGTTGAGTGAACTTTTAAGCAGTGGCAAAAGTAGCTACCTAAACGACCGACTCATCGACCAAAAAAAGCTTGTCAACCAAGTGTATGCTTTTAGCATGGACAACAAAGACCCCGGTTTGTTTTTATTCTTAGCCGTGTGTAATCCTGGCGTAAAAGCCGAAACGGTTGAAGCAGAGATTTTAGCCATTATTTCGGCTGTTCAAACGGGAAAAATTAGTGATGAAGACGTGCAAAAGGTCAAGACCAACACAAAAGCAGACTTTATTTATTCTCTAGAAAGTTCAAGTGGACTTGCCAACTTGTTTGGTAGTTTTCTTGCCAAGGGCGACATCGCGCCTTTACTTGAGTATGAAGAACATATCAATAAATTAAGCAAAGAAGAGTTGGTGAAAGCAGCCAACACCTATTTTATTCCAAAATACTCCACTACGGTGATATTACGAAAGGATTCACATGAATAACCCACTTATTGGCGCAATGACTGCACTGGTTACTCCCATCAAAAATGGCAAACTTGACGAGGTTGGGTATGCCAAACTTATCCAGCGCCAAATCAATAATGGCATTGACGTAGTGGTTCCTGTGGGAACAACGGGTGAAAGCGCAACGCTCACCCATGACGAGCACCGCCAGTGCATCGAAATAGCCGTCGATACATGTAAAGGCACGAACGTACGTGTTTTAGCAGGAGCGGGTAGCAATGCCACCTTTGAAGCTGTTGGTTTGGCACAATTTGCCGAACAGCATGGCGCCGATGGTATTCTTTCAGTAACACCTTATTACAACAAACCCATGCAAGAGGGGCTTTTCTTGCACTACAAAGCCATCGCAGAGTCTGTGGAGATTCCTGTACTTTTGTACAATGTTCCAGGGCGCACAGGTGTGGATTTGTTGCCTGAGACTATTTACCGACTTTTTAACACGTGCTCTAATATTTACGGGGTTAAAGAAGCCACAGGCTCTATTGAACGCTGCGTGGACTTGCTTGCTCATGAGCCAGCCCTTGCACTCATCAGTGGAGATGACGCCATCAACTACCCTCTTCTTTCTAACGGAGGCAAGGGGGTTATCTCGGTAACTTCCAATCTCCTGCCTGACCAAATTGCTCAGCTGACTCACTTGGCCCTTGAAGAGCACTACGCAAAAGCCAAGGCCCTAAATGATAAACTCTACAACATCAATAAAGCACTTTTTTGCGAAAGCAACCCTATTCCAATCAAAGCAGCTCTGCACATTGCTGGCTTAATCGACACCCTAGAGTTCCGCTTGCCACTTAGTGCACCAAGCAAAGAAAACATGAAAAAAATTGAGACTGTAATGGCTCAATACGATATTAAAGGACTGTAACACATGCAAGGAAAGACTCTCGTTATTAGTGGCGGAACCCGTGGCATTGGACGCGCTATTGTGTTGGCATTTGCCAAAGAAGGTGTCAATGTTGCGTTTACCTACAATTCCAATGCAGAACTCGCCGAAGAACAAGCACAGGCATTAGAAAAAGAGTTTGGCATTAAGGCCAAAGCGTACCCTTTAAACATTCTCCATCCCGAAGAATTTAAAGGCGTTTTTGAAGCTATCGACCAAGATTTTGACCGTGTAGATTTTTTCATCTCTAATGCTATTATTTCAGGGCGCGCCGTTGTGGGCGGATATACCAAATTTATGAAACTCAAACCCAAAGGTATCAACAATATCTTTACCGCGACAGTGAATGCTTTTGTTGTGGGTGCCCAAGAAGCCGCCAAACGCATGGAAAAAGTAGGTGGTGGAAGCATTATCTCCCTCTCCTCCACAGGCAACCTTGTCTACATCGAAAATTATTCGGGCCACGGTACATGTAAAGCGGCGGTAGAAGCTATGGTACGCTATGCAGCTACCGAACTTGGCTCAAAAGGTATTCGCGTTAATGCCATCAGCGGAGGACCTATCGAAACCGACGCTCTGCGTGCGTTTACCAACTACGAAGAAGTAAAAGACAAAACTGCCGAACTCTCGCCTTTAAATCGTATGGGAAAACCCGAAGACATGGCAGGGGCTTGTGTGTTTTTATGCTCCGAAAAAGCCAGTTGGGTAACAGGGCATACACTTATTATTGATGGGGGAACGACCTTTAAATGATGCTTAACCTTCCTAATTTTCTTGCTTTGTTGCGTGTCGTGATGGCCACAGTAATGTTTGTATTTTTAATAGAGCGTGACGCCACCTTTTTCCAAGGTATTCACACAAGCTGGTTGGATTTTTTTGCAGCCTTTGTTTTTGTCCTCGCTGCCGCAACAGATTTTTTCGATGGTTACATCGCAAGAGAATGGAATCAAATGACCAAATTGGGTGCTATTTTAGACCCCCTAGCCGATAAAATGCTTATTTTGGCTGCTTTTTTGGGATTGCTTTTGCTTGACCGCGCCTCTGCATGGGCCATCTATTTGATTTTAACCCGTGAATTTTTTATCACAGGATTACGCGTCATGGCAGCAAGCGAGGGGAAAAATATCGCAGCCTCTATGGCAGGAAAAGTTAAAACTGTCTTTCAAATGATTGCTATTGGTTTGTTGATTATGAATTGGCCTTTAGCGACACTATGCCTCTGGATTGCCGTAGGACTAACGCTTTATTCTGGCTTTGAATACATCATTGGATACACCAAAAATACCAAGGAGGGCACATGCTAATTTCTCTCTTGGTGCTCTCTTTTTTGATTTTTTTTCATGAACTTGGCCATTTTTTGGCTGCGCGTTTTTTTGGTGTCAAGGTGGAGGTTTTTAGCATTGGTTTTGGAAAAAAAATCCTTAAGCGCCGCTGGGGAGAGACGGAGTATTGCCTGAGCGCCATTCCTCTTGGTGGCTATGTGCAAATGAAAGGGCAAGACGACAGCAATCCCACCAACACTAGCCTAGACGCCGATAGTTATGGGGCCAAAACACCCTTGCAACGCATTGCCATTTTGTTTGCGGGACCTTTTGCTAATTTTTTACTGGCTTTTTTGCTTTACATTGCTATTGCCTCCTTAGGTGTTTTGAAGCTTGCTCCCCAGATTGGGGTAGTAAGCGAAGACTCTGCGGCAAGCGCGGCGGGCCTCATGGAAAAAGACCGCATTGTTGCCATCAACGGCACTTCCATTCGCATATGGGATGAAATCAAGCCCATCGTTACCCAAACCCAAGGTTCTATTTCACTCCTTGTGGAACGCGCCGACGAAACCTTGCTACTCTCCCTTACTCCAAAACTTAGCCAAAGCCAAACCCTTTTTGGTGAGGCTATTCAGGAACGGCTTATTGGCATCTCACCTTCTGGCGAAACCGTGACGCTTACTTTTAGGGGCGTACAAAGTCTTGGGTTTGCGTGGCATGAAACAGTGCGCGCTGCGACATTGATTGTGCAGAGTTTGCAAAAAATGATCGAGGGTGTAATTTCTCCTAAGGAGATGGGTGGCGTGATTTCTATTGTCCAGATTACCTCAAGTGCTGCAGATGCAGGTATTGTGACACTATTTATGCTCACTGCTTTGATTTCGGTAAATTTGGGCGTCCTAAATCTTTTACCCATCCCTGCCCTTGATGGCGGCCATATTATGTTTAATCTTTATGAAATTATTATGCGTAAACCTCCCAAAGAAGCGGTGTACATCAAAATGACTTACGTAGGATGGGCGTTGCTTTTGAGCCTGATGGCTTTCACTATCGTCAATGACATCCTACGGCTTTCGGGAGCTTACCAATGAATTTTTATGAATCTACGCTCGATACAATTTTTACACGCATTGAGGCAGTGCGAACGGCTGTCAAT
It contains:
- a CDS encoding alpha/beta fold hydrolase codes for the protein MAKRALHVNGVDYEIGYEILHPEQAQTIVFLHGWGANKEIMKKAFGGVFKEYQHLYIDLPGFGASSLHVPLVSLEYAAVVRAFLEALHVTPEIMVGHSFGGKVATLLNPSTLVLLSSAGIVPPKPLGVRVKIALFKFLKRLGFGRFYRLFATKDVQGMAPVMYETLKKVVNEDMREVFAAYKGRALVCWGEEDKTTPLQSGEEIARLIPNATFYPLQGDHFFFILHGARIERALKEA
- a CDS encoding type II toxin-antitoxin system prevent-host-death family antitoxin, with product MGAYSQEEMYTATQMVRNFSAIVSEVSEGKRKRAIIVKNNRFEAVLLNMQEYERMQEAVEILERIYAKTKRA
- a CDS encoding D-alanine--D-alanine ligase encodes the protein MEVGIVFGGKSYEHEISIVSAIALKKVLTCKLIYIFCDANREFYLIPAESINAKRFSDGSYKKDPKLTLEQGGFTCKGLFGSKKIFCDVVLNLIHGADGEDGKLAGLFSFFGVPFIGPRLEASVLSYSKLWTKHLAEACGVKTLPYELLTPQQRTPSLAYPLIIKPLRLGSSIGVSVVRSEKTLEYALDVAFEYDDTVIVEPFVEGVREYNLAGCFTTQGVEFSIIEAPQKGELLDFDKKYLDFSRTATVSKAILEPSEEKCLKEAFEALYMPLFQGALIRCDFFMVKGEVVLNEINPNPGSMANYLFQDFDGLVHRLAKALPAPKEATVSYQYIHSIHAAKGKL
- the ruvA gene encoding Holliday junction branch migration protein RuvA, whose amino-acid sequence is MIVALEGVVVRKEPTYVHLKTVAGITYKVAVSLYTSATLATSGTVSLHTTQVFREDAQLLFGFASLDEQRMFETLVKLSGIGPSIAMAVCSTLTPKGFAEALIHGNVDAFKMVPGIGPKSAKRILVELSDFSLHGEESVGVGHEASLALESLGFKKDRIQKVLSTCTAGDTAGLIKEALKKLS
- a CDS encoding flagellar assembly protein A gives rise to the protein MGLFDKLTKGSGEENKKEVTPVTFSPMIIDTQDVAKELKSVATANNVELDVVDFKILKITTLYRQGEQEEWQEASEEALSMFDEDDFFLNPELKIEQHFKVEIFDLRAQQEPVTVLPPLSLGANKNLTKTVVTIKKSVNIRYSSQFEPSLLEAINKKKIKAKILVGIREGIMRQEVKKIAASVRINNIVEKDSTFVVMEGIDPVLPVNDALIVHYKKKVNAEDKQGRVDYSRRGYLEAVGEGEVVLEYVKPQEGAPGKTCRGIYLPVGEPKITNQTAINVTENIIKKEDDKTIRYIAKCSGYVKESGGTYDIQDQMELDEINFKTTGSIEAGLDGNVTINIKETDAFKDAIGTGMSVESTEINVDGNVGSQANVRARKVRIGGQTHMTSTVWADTATISVHRGTLEATEATIDRLEGGKVIADVVRVKSVIGGEIIARQIYIESLSSNAQITTSELIEIQELKGSNNKFLVDPASAMTFKAETASLTEKIEKARKSLDSMPKQLENKKNIIDKNKQSVEMIKAKIEELKAEGQKPPATFMGKLKDYQQLVNEYNLMLKAMKDYKFQLNDYKEELNQMQSKIFSAKIINHSPWKEYNEIKFRLISPAIEVEYNTKNHEISKMITLVQTSDDKFKINRSSQIDR
- the murJ gene encoding murein biosynthesis integral membrane protein MurJ, producing MVIRSFFTNSIGILVSRILGFIRDILTASILGANLYSDIFFVAFKLPNLFRRIFAEGAFTQAFLPAFTRATKKGLFAASVFLRFSFFILILTLLVMVFAPWLTKLIAFGFDEATIALAAPLVRINFWYLLLIYGVTLAASMLHYRGHFATTAFSTALLNLAMIGALLLSNTQDPHQAAWNLSFGVLVGGLLQALTHLIALKKFRLLKVFLGSIGRPKKSATEPSFYRNFFHGVLGGSTAQLSAFLDTWLASFLAFGSISYLYYANRVFQLPLALFAIALSVAIFPNITKALKREGEEKARRFLEKGFWILCYLLCAATLGGTLLSHEITWLLFERGSFGAKETLNTALVLQMYLVGLLPFGLARLFSLWLYANQMQARAAKISAFSLMVNIVLSLALIGPLEAAGLALASSLSGVVLFALTVHAYGTRAFLAIMRPQNIIGLIGVLLATGALVWIIKEILRGYL